In Leptolyngbya sp. NIES-2104, the genomic window TCCGGTGTGACTGTCCAAGCTGCTTTTAAGCTACCCAATTCAGCGTGAATTCTTTTTTGTAAGATGGCTCCGACACCGGGAATTTTTGACCAAGCCAACCAAAATGCGCGATCGTCACTCAAAGAACTATCCTCAAAGCAATAGTTTTAGTATTCCCTTATGTCGTAGCTTTTGATTTAGCGGTTGTTTTCAAATACTCAAACACACTCTTATCACCGATGTCGGGTGGAATCGGTTGAATCAGTTTTCGGATTGCAAACACCAGAAATAAAGCTGACCAAGCTGCTAATAAAGCTTTTTCCCATAAAATCGGCAACCATCCGACCAGATGCCCAAGGAGTAATAATGGAACGATCGGAGTGAGTAACTTTGTCTCAAATCGATCGGAACAAAACGCCTCTTTGAAAAAGATTCCGGTCAATGAGGCAAACGTAAATCCAGTTCCAAGAATCCAAATCGGATGCTGATAAACATACAAAGCCATTGGATCAGAACTTACAAATAAAAGCGCGATCGAAGCGAGTCCCCCGATCATCCAAAATGCTTGAAGGGCTAAATGCAGTGGTTTCACATAGATGTGAATGGTAAATAAACTCACTCCTAACGCCGTCCAGAACACGAAGTAGAGCGGCGTGATCCAAAACGTATTTTGTAACAGAACGAGTCCGGTTGCGATCGCAAAACTCAAAGC contains:
- a CDS encoding DUF2301 domain-containing membrane protein, with the protein product MQTQEPIVYQGQFGSFTIDDHDRQGVLLYRGGLAIAALSFAIATGLVLLQNTFWITPLYFVFWTALGVSLFTIHIYVKPLHLALQAFWMIGGLASIALLFVSSDPMALYVYQHPIWILGTGFTFASLTGIFFKEAFCSDRFETKLLTPIVPLLLLGHLVGWLPILWEKALLAAWSALFLVFAIRKLIQPIPPDIGDKSVFEYLKTTAKSKATT